The following DNA comes from Crocosphaera sp. UHCC 0190.
ATGTAATTAATTTTGTTTAGGCACTTAATGGTTATAAGGTTTGTTATTTTCATCTGTACAATGTACAGCAACCAGATCACCAATTTTTATGACTCGATCATTTTGATCATAGATATCATGTTCTCGATCTAAAAGTGTTATACAATTGGAAATATCTAATAACAAAAGTTGAGTTTCTTTAAAGGGTTCTTCTATCCATTTTTGATTTAAGTCAGGAACCAACTCTACTACTTTATCAAATTTTGCTTTTGCCCATTTTAAGTGCTTCACTAAAGCTAAATCAACACCTACATACAGACTGAAGCCTGATACTATAGAAACTAAGTCTCCCTTCGGAGACTAAATTGAACCCGCGTAGGCGGGTTTTGTCTGTATAGCTTAACCCTTAAGGGTTTGAGCCTATATTTTTTAATAGTTTTACATAGCAGGTTCGATAGAGCCTTTATTTTGTGTTTTTTTACGTTCCTGTTTATGTTTTTGTTCTAGCTCATCAATAAGAACTTTTGTAACAGGAGGAGCAACTGCTTCAATAATTTTTGATCCTAAACTAGCAACTTTAGCCATTGATTTTGAGTGATTTGTATGAGACATAGATTAATCCTATAATTTATTAAGTATTAGTCTATCTCAGTCAATCTACTTGACGTAAACTGCTGTAATTACAGGAAAAATTCTAAATTTTTTGGTTGCTTATCAGTGTAATTTCGTAAAATCATTCAACACTTTCTAATTTTGGGATAGGTTCTGAATTTTCTTCATATTCATAAATCAACATTCCTAATACTTTTAAATAATCTCGATTGAACAGGTATTTAATTGGTTAAAATTTAATCTCTAAATGATTAAAAGTTGAGAACTTTAAACCGAAAAACTCCCAACCTTCAACCCTTCAAGCTATTCCATGACTGCTGTTTCCCGAACAGGTAAACTATGGATAAACTGTCTGATGACTTCCGTTTTCGTCTTTCCATCCATGATGCAATACGCTTCAAGACGCAATAATTCCTTTTCAGGAAGACGGATGGTTAACACCTTATCAGACTTGGGTTTTGTTCTGGCCATTCTCTTTACATACTAACATTGTACTTTATTTGTCCTAACAGGATTATAGCAGGATTTTACAGGGTTTCAAGCCCCTTCACTGTATTTTGTTAGTACAATAACTTGACAAAGTATAAATTTTGTCCTATGATAGTAATAACGGCGCAAGAAAACTGCACTGTTTGTCGAATCGGAGATATGTATGAACACCTCTACCAAAACCTTAGAACACAACTATAGTGACGGTAGCGAACTTATTCCAGCAGAAGTCGCTGCAAGAGAGAAACGAGAAGGAAGTGAACCCCCAAATAATCCTGTTTCTCAAGCACAAAAAAAAGAGAGTTTAAATAACCCAACCACAACCAAAGGTTATACTGTCGATCAAGAAGGGTTGATCAATAATTATCCAGTCACACCGAAACTTCAAGGGTCAAAATATCCCACTCCTAAAGAGCAATATGCTTACATGATCTTAGGAGGATTAGCTACTGCATTTGTGATTGGTTTAATCTTCATTGCTATCAGCGTTAGCTAGATTATAAACCGGAAAAACAACATTTTTGAACATTGTAATTAAGAGGTATATCCATGTCTACTCAAGCACCCATGAACACTCAAAATCTCAACAAAGAAACCTACGAAAAGAAAGTTAAAGCGCAACTGGATAAGCTAAATGCACAAATAGATGAACTGAAAGCAAAAGCACAACAAGCTAAAGCTGATACTGAGATTGAATATCACAGTCAAATTGAAGAATTATCAGCCCAACGAGATGCTGTTTATCAGAAATTTGAGGAACTTCAAAAAGCAGGGGAAG
Coding sequences within:
- a CDS encoding ribbon-helix-helix protein, CopG family, whose protein sequence is MARTKPKSDKVLTIRLPEKELLRLEAYCIMDGKTKTEVIRQFIHSLPVRETAVME
- the psb34 gene encoding photosystem II assembly protein Psb34, producing MNTSTKTLEHNYSDGSELIPAEVAAREKREGSEPPNNPVSQAQKKESLNNPTTTKGYTVDQEGLINNYPVTPKLQGSKYPTPKEQYAYMILGGLATAFVIGLIFIAISVS